A window from Danio aesculapii chromosome 6, fDanAes4.1, whole genome shotgun sequence encodes these proteins:
- the prss60.3 gene encoding trypsin, with product MWRLTCATLTLLICVKGSLSQLNVCGQAPLNSRIVGGVNASPGSWPWQVSLHSPKYGGHFCGGSLINSEWVLTAAHCLPGVSTSSLVVYLGRRTQQGINIYETSRNVATMIVHSSYNSNTNDNDIALLRLSSAVTFTNYIRPVCLAAQNSVYSAGTSSWITGWGDIRVGVNLPAPGILQETMVPVVANDRCNALLGPGSVTNNMICAGLTQGGKDTCQGDSGGPMVTRLCTVWVQAGITSWGYGCADPNSPGVYTRVSQYQSWITSKISLNKPGFILFNPPSSCSSASRISTSCSGRCNEMYNILNRCNCNANCAIKCCTDYKQRCAS from the exons GTTCACTTTCTCAGTTGAATG TTTGTGGACAAGCCCCTCTGAACTCCCGTATTGTAGGGGGTGTAAACGCATCTCCGGGTTCATGGCCTTGGCAGGTTAGTCTGCATAGCCCTAAGTATGGAGGTCATTTTTGCGGAGGCTCACTGATCAACAGTGAATGGGTGCTGACCGCAGCTCACTGTTTACCTGG TGTCTCTACATCCAGTCTGGTTGTGTACTTGGGAAGGAGAACACAGCAGGGAATTAATATTTATGAAACTAGTAGAAATGTTGCGACCATGATCGTTCACTCCTCCTACAACAGCAACACAAACGACAATGACATCGCACTGCTGCGCCTGTCCTCTGCTGTTACCTTCACTAACTATATCAGACCTGTGTGTCTGGCGGCCCAGAACAGTGTCTATAGTGCTGGTACCAGCAGCTGGATCACAGGCTGGGGAGATATTCGGGTTGGAG TGAATCTACCTGCTCCTGGGATTCTGCAGGAGACTATGGTTCCAGTTGTGGCTAATGATCGATGTAATGCTCTGCTGGGTCCTGGTTCTGTCACCAACAACATGATCTGTGCTGGTTTAACACAGGGAGGCAAAGACACCTGCCAG GGGGATTCTGGTGGTCCAATGGTGACTCGGCTGTGTACAGTGTGGGTTCAGGCTGGTATCACCAGCTGGGGTTATGGCTGTGCTGATCCTAACAGTCCTGGGGTTTACACTCGTGTGTCACAGTATCAGAGTTGGATCACAAGCAAAATCAGTCTGAACAAGCCGGGATTCATTCTCTTCAACCCACCAAGCTCATGCTCCTCTGCCAGCCGAA TCTCAACTTCCTGTAGCGGGAGATGCAATGAGATGTACAACATACTCAATCGCTGCAACTGCAATGCTAACTGCGCTATAAAATGCTGCACAGATTACAAACAGCGTTGTGCCA GTTGA
- the gpr84 gene encoding G-protein coupled receptor 84, protein MDTTAVARMWNDTDLLRNDSFSCASPSVEGYRYFGVLLGSAVTIVGTIGNILTVLAFVTDANLRTRFNVLIVNLAFADLLYCTMLQPVSVDSYLHLHWRGGATWCRMFGLLLFLSNSVSIITLCLIAMSRYLVVAHRTSSCARLLLSQRGVAALLISSWVLGLASFAPLWPVYVFAPQVCTCSFHRTKGRPYTTVLLFLYFFLGLGFVGLFYFLIYRKVSVAAKAFLKYRPSRRSSKRKQAEAEGTTDDSGISAGASTTQSCEISSDGAVAEQHGKRAQEGQTTPENAIQNVSSETTSKSSHVVIQNTPAAASSGEDNEFKRVTRMCFTVFLCFVGCFAPFLLLNVADKKNRAPQVIHMICANLTWLNSCINPLLYAAMNRQFNQAYKDLLSKAHPLRWIGRTHWFTSR, encoded by the exons ATGGATACCACAGCTGTCGCAAG gatGTGGAATGACACAGACCTTCTGAGAAATGATTCCTTTTCTTGTGCGTCCCCCTCTGTTGAGGGCTACCGTTACTTTGGTGTGCTCTTGGGCTCAGCAGTGACCATAGTCGGAACTATAGGGAATATTCTGACAGTGCTCGCCTTTGTGACTGATGCGAACCTGAGGACACGTTTCAATGTTCTCATCGTAAACCTTGCCTTTGCCGACCTCCTTTACTGCACGATGCTCCAACCGGTCAGCGTTGACTCATATCTACACCTGCACTGGAGGGGTGGAGCCACGTGGTGTCGTATGTTTGGACTCCTCTTATTCCTGTCCAACAGCGTGTCCATTATAACATTGTGCCTTATTGCTATGAGCCGTTACTTGGTGGTTGCGCATCGCACTTCTAGTTGTGCCCGTCTACTTCTGTCACAGCGAGGAGTGGCAGCGCTCCTCATCTCCTCCTGGGTGCTGGGTTTGGCAAGTTTTGCCCCACTTTGGCCCGTCTATGTGTTTGCCCCACAAGTGTGCACCTGCAGTTTTCACCGCACTAAAGGGCGGCCTTACACCACTGTACTGCTTTTCCTGTACTTCTTCTTGGGCCTGGGCTTCGTGGGTCTTTTCTACTTTCTAATCTACCGCAAAGTGAGTGTAGCCGCCAAGGCTTTTCTGAAGTACAGGCCCAGTCGTCGCTCATCAAAACGCAAGCAGGCTGAAGCAGAGGGGACAACGGATGACAGTGGCATCAGTGCTGGAGCCTCAACAACTCAAAGCTGTGAGATCAGCAGTGATGGAGCAGTGGCAGAGCAGCATGGGAAACGAGCGCAGGAAGGCCAAACAACCCCAGAAAATGCCATTCAAAATGTCTCAAGTGAAACAACCAGTAAATCATCTCATGTAGTAATTCAAAACACACCAGCAGCTGCCAGCTCAGGAGAGGACAATGAATTTAAGCGTGTGACACGAATGTGCTTCACAGTCTTCTTGTGTTTTGTTGGATGTTTTGCACCATTTCTGCTGCTGAATGTTGCTGATAAGAAAAATCGTGCACCACAGGTCATTCATATGATATGTGCAAACCTCACTTGGTTAAATAGTTGCATTAACCCTTTGTTGTATGCAGCAATGAACCGGCAGTTTAATCAGGCCTACAAAGACCTACTAAGCAAAGCACATCCACTAAGATGGATTGGAAGAACTCATTGGTTTACATCAAGATAA